The proteins below are encoded in one region of Triticum aestivum cultivar Chinese Spring chromosome 1B, IWGSC CS RefSeq v2.1, whole genome shotgun sequence:
- the LOC123084992 gene encoding probable LRR receptor-like protein kinase At1g51890: MRNQCASRTMVPRWWLLILCLAGNVLHGRAQLDSRGFINIDCGLQGEESYVDDETKLVYVSDAGFTDTGTPYNISAENFRPWRSRNVRSLRSFPDGVRNCYTLGSLVSGLKYPFRATFLYGNYDGLNKRPTSFDLYIGVNFWTAVNMSWWGLDQDNRATVEAIVVVPHDLVQVCLVNTGGGTPFISGLELRPLKMSLYPQAVAELGLFLLRRRNFAAINGTIIRFPDDPYDRLWYPRSDATMWAEMTTTERVNDIDGDEFEAPMAVLQTAIKPLNASGSIKFGWEVAPELNNESPGPGYLAVLHFVELGLLGGDALRQFNISVNHDESWAPGYTPPGYLHRAYVYNKFTNPRDSGYIVTIKATANSTLPPIINAYELFSVIATTNVGTESQEASAVMAIKAKYGVRKNWIGDPCFPKTMAWDGLTCSYPAANPPRITSINMSSSGLNSDISSSFAHLKALQYLDLSNNNLTGSIPDALSQLPSLTVIDLSGNQLNGSIPSGLLKRIQDGFLVLRHGNNPNLCTDRNSCQLAAKRKSKLAIYVSVPILVIVLIVSVSLLVLFFLRRRNQQQGSMKKRTAVKPQNEEAVSTSYGGNDDSLRLVENRRFTYEELERITNAFDRVLGEGGFGRVYDGFLEDGTQVAVKLRSHSSNQGVKEFLAEAQILTRIHHRNLVSMIGYCKDGEYMALVYEYMAQGTLREHIAASGRNGGCLPWRQRLKNALESAQGLEYLHTGCNPPLIHRDVKATNILLNARLEAKIADFGLTKAFDYHSNTNLFTNTLAFTPGYVDPEYQATMQPTTKSDVYSFGVVLLELVTGKPAILSDPEPTSIVQWARQRLARGNMEGVVDARMQSGYDINGVWKVAEIALKCTAQGSAQRPTMANVVAQLQECVELEEGRPPSFHTGGSSGDENYNAYASAQATNVSNNSAFETELRIPTLATDPGPTAR; the protein is encoded by the exons ATGCGCAATCAATGCGCCAGTAGAACAATGGTGCCCCGGTGGTGGCTGCTGATTCTCTGCCTCGCCGGCAACGTACTCCATGGTCGCGCACAGCTTGACAGCAGAG GTTTCATCAACATAGACTGTGGGCTACAGGGAGAGGAGAGCTACGTCGACGACGAGACAAAGCTGGTGTACGTCTCAGACGCTGGATTCACCGACACCGGCACGCCTTACAACATCTCGGCTGAGAACTTCCGGCCATGGCGGTCCAGGAACGTCCGCAGCCTGCGGAGTTTCCCCGATGGCGTTCGCAACTGCTACACATTAGGATCCCTGGTGTCGGGCCTCAAGTACCCCTTCCGTGCCACGTTTCTCTATGGCAACTACGACGGCCTTAACAAGCGACCAACGTCGTTCGACCTATACATCGGCGTCAACTTCTGGACGGCGGTGAACATGTCGTGGTGGGGGTTGGACCAGGACAATAGGGCGACGGTGGAGGCAATCGTAGTCGTGCCACACGACTTGGTGCAGGTGTGCCTGGTGAACACCGGCGGCGGGACGCCCTTCATCTCTGGGCTGGAGCTGAGGCCGCTGAAGATGTCGCTCTACCCACAGGCAGTGGCGGAGCTGGGGCTGTTCCTCCTACGCAGGCGAAACTTCGCCGCGATAAATGGAACTATCATCAGGTTCCCCGATGATCCATACGACAGGCTATGGTACCCTAGGTCCGACGCCACGATGTGGGCGGAGATGACGACGACCGAGAGGGTGAACGACATCGACGGCGATGAGTTCGAGGCACCCATGGCGGTGCTGCAGACGGCGATCAAGCCGCTGAACGCCTCCGGTAGCATCAAGTTCGGCTGGGAGGTGGCGCCCGAGCTGAACAATGAGTCGCCGGGGCCGGGGTACCTCGCCGTCTTGCACTTCGTCGAACTGGGGCTCCTCGGCGGGGATGCCTTGCGCCAGTTCAACATCAGTGTCAACCACGACGAAAGCTGGGCCCCGGGCTACACGCCGCCAGGCTATCTCCACAGAGCCTATGTCTACAATAAATTCACCAACCCGCGTGACAGCGGCTACATCGTCACCATCAAGGCCACAGCCAATTCCACGCTGCCGCCCATCATCAACGCCTACGAGTTGTTCTCCGTCATCGCCACCACCAACGTTGGAACAGAATCCCAGGAAG CATCCGCCGTCATGGCGATCAAGGCCAAGTACGGGGTGAGGAAGAACTGGATAGGTGACCCATGCTTTCCCAAGACTATGGCATGGGATGGGTTGACCTGCAGCTATCCCGCTGCCAACCCTCCAAGGATCACAAGCAT AAACATGTCCTCCAGTGGTCTAAATAGTGATATATCATCATCTTTCGCACATCTAAAGGCTCTCCAGTACTT GGATTTGTCAAACAATAACTTGACAGGTTCAATTCCAGATGCCCTTTCACAGTTACCATCATTGACAGTCAT AGATTTGTCTGGCAACCAACTCAATGGTTCAATTCCCTCTGGACTTCTCAAAAGAATTCAAGATGGCTTCCTGGTTCTAAG ACATGGCAACAATCCAAATCTTTGCACCGACCGCAATTCATGTCAGCTTGCTGCTAAAAGGAAGAGCAAACTGGCCATCTATGTTTCGGTCCCTATACTTGTCATCGTGCTGATAGTATCAGTGTCCCTACTAGTCTTGTTCTTCCTAAGACGGCGAAACCAGCAGCAAG GATCAATGAAAAAAAGGACGGCGGTAAAGCCACAAAATGAAGAGGCGGTGTCAACGAGCTACGGCGGCAATGATGATTCTCTGCGACTAGTTGAGAATCGCCGGTTCACGTACGAGGAACTCGAGAGGATAACCAATGCCTTTGACCGGGTCCTTGGCGAAGGAGGGTTCGGCCGTGTCTATGATGGCTTCCTGGAGGATGGTACTCAAGTGGCGGTGAAGTTGCGGTCTCATTCCTCCAATCAAGGCGTCAAGGAGTTCCTCGCAGAG GCTCAGATTTTAACCCGGATTCATCACAGGAATCTTGTCTCGATGATTGGTTACTGCAAGGATGGGGAGTATATGGCACTTGTGTACGAGTACATGGCACAAGGGACCCTACGAGAGCACATTGCAG CAAGCGGTCGCAATGGAGGATGTTTACCGTGGAGGCAGAGACTCAAAAACGCGCTTGAATCTGCACAAG ggTTGGAGTATCTGCATACGGGTTGCAACCCGCCTCTCATCCATAGGGATGTCAAGGCCACCAACATTCTGCTGAATGCCAGGCTAGAGGCCAAGATCGCTGATTTTGGCTTGACGAAAGCCTTTGACTACCACAGCAACACCAATCTTTTCACGAACACGCTCGCTTTTACTCCCGGGTACGTTGATCCAGAGTACCAGGCCACGATGCAGCCAACGACCAAGAGCGACGTGTACAGCTTTGGAGTGGTGCTTCTGGAGCTGGTCACCGGGAAACCAGCCATTCTATCGGACCCAGAGCCCACAAGCATCGTCCAATGGGCAAGGCAGCGGCTGGCGCGCGGCAACATGGAGGGCGTGGTGGACGCGCGGATGCAGAGTGGTTATGATATCAACGGCGTGTGGAAGGTGGCGGAGATTGCACTCAAATGCACCGCACAGGGGTCAGCACAGCGGCCCACCATGGCCAACGTGGTGGCGCAGCTACAGGAGTGTGTGGAGCTCGAGGAGGGCCGCCCTCCTAGCTTCCACACCGGTGGCAGCAGCGGCGACGAGAATTACAATGCTTACGCTAGTGCGCAGGCCACCAACGTGAGCAACAATTCTGCATTCGAAACGGAGCTGAGGATACCAACATTGGCCACCGATCCAGGCCCGACAGCACGTTGA